The following proteins come from a genomic window of Malus sylvestris chromosome 4, drMalSylv7.2, whole genome shotgun sequence:
- the LOC126619612 gene encoding pathogenesis-related protein PR-4B-like, translating to MGKLTIRPSASCTVVLLLVCVIMMGRASAQSASNVRSTYHIYNPEKIGWSLSAAGAYCATWDANKPLEWRRKFGWTAFCGPVGPRGQASCGKCLRVTNVRTGAQAKVRIVDQCSNGGLDLDEGVFKRLDTDGKGYAQGHLMVNYQFVYCGD from the exons ATGGGGAAGTTAACAATTAGGCCATCTGCATCATGCACGGTGGTGCTGCTGTTGGTTTGTGTTATTATGATGGGCCGTGCCAGCGCCCAAAGTGCGAGTAACGTTAGATCGACGTACCATATCTACAATCCAGAGAAGATAGGATGGAGCTTGAGCGCAGCAGGTGCTTATTGCGCCACTTGGGATGCTAATAAGCCTTTGGAATGGCGTCGGAAGTTTGGATGGACTGCTTTTTGCGGCCCCGTCGGGCCTCGGGGCCAAGCATCTTGTGGCAAGTGCTTAAGG GTGACAAACGTGAGGACAGGAGCTCAGGCAAAGGTGAGAATTGTTGATCAGTGCAGTAATGGAGGCCTAGATTTGGACGAGGGTGTGTTTAAACGACTCGACACTGATGGGAAAGGCTATGCCCAAGGCCACCTTATGGTGAACTACCAGTTTGTCTATTGTGGCGATTAA